The nucleotide sequence CTTGCCCTGCGAGAGGGCCGTTTCGGGCTGGGCCATCTCTTCCACGGAGAACGGCGTGCCGTCCGAGAGGACCCCTCGGCCATCCATGCCCGAGAACGCAAACCTCGGCAAAGCCGAACTGGTCGCGCAGGCCCTGCAGCGCCGGCACGACGGTGACCGGATCGGCCGATTGCACCTCGAACGCCCCGATAGCGTTCTGCACGATGAAGATGCGGTCTGCGACATTGGAGGCGGCTTGCTGCGTGAACGTGACCACCTGCTGCTCGGCTCCCTGCTTGAGCTTCTGGTCGATGTAACCCATGAGCCCGAGCGAGGTGCCCAGGACAACAACCGCTGCCAAGGCGGCGACGATATAGAGAGCGAGCCGCCTGCCGCGTCCCGCCTGGTTTCCAGCGCGCATGCGCCCACCTTCGCAGTCTTCAGTTGGTGCGTTCACGTATATGAAGGATTCTCGTCGTGGAGGTATCCCGAATTTGCACGGGCATAGTATACTCTACCCGCAAAACTTAATCGGAGAAGTGACGCCTGCGGGCGGACTTTGCGTAGATAGGACGAAGAGGCTGCCATGGACTTCGGTCAACTGTACCATTTCCTGTTCGAGACGTTCGAGGGCATCGGATGCCTGATCGCCATCGGGCTGGTCATCAGCATAATAGCCTGCATTATCATGGAGAGGCGTACGCGCAAGCGCTTCGTCAGCCGCGAGGCCGAAGAAGACGATTGGTCGTTCTTCGACGATGATGACGACGAGGAGAAGGACCAGTAACAGAAGCTCCTACCGCATCGGTTCGAGCAGAGGACACCAACGGGCGCCCACGGCGCCCGTTTTCAACTTGGCAACGGTTCGAGCCGCCCACCCGCCGCATCGTACCATTGCCAGACAACGAACCAGACACCGACCCCTTCGAGAAAGAGCGAACCATGAGCGAAACCACCCTGTACTCCCGCGAAGGCGACTACATCCCGCGCGTTGCCGCCGTGCACGACCTGTGCGGCTACGGCAAGTGCTCGCTGGGCGTGGCCATTCCCGTGCTGTCGGCCGCTGGTTGCGACGTGTGCCCCGTGCCCACCGGCCTGTTCTCGTCGCACACGGCGTTCCCCGGCTGGTACATGCACGACACCACCTCCATGCTGAAGGACTACCTGGCGGCCTGGAAGAACATCGGCGTGGAGATCGATGCGGTGTACTCCGGTTTCTTGGGCGCGCCCGAGCAGGTGGACCGCATCCGCGACCTGTATGCCCTGTACCCCGCCGCGCTGCGCGTGGTCGACCCGGTGATGGCCGACCACGGCAAGGTGTACCCCACCTACACGCCCGAGCTCTGCGACGCCATGGCCGAGCTGGCCTGCGGCGCCGACATCCTCACGCCGAACCTGACGGAGGCCGCCATCATCCTGGGCGAGCCCATCGGCGACGAGTGGGCCGGCACGGACATCTCGGACGAGGAGGCGCACCGGTTGGTGGACGCGCTGGTTGCGAAGGGCGCGAAGCACGTGGTGCTCAAGGGCATCCAGCGCGAGGGCGAGACGTGCATCCGCAACTTCGTGGGCGGCGTTGACATGGACACCGTGGAGGTGCACAACGAGTACCTGCCCTACATGCTGCACGGCACCGGCGACCTGTACGCATCGTGCCTGATGGCTGCCGTCATGGCGGGCCGCACGCTGGAGGAGGCCGTGCGCTTCGCCGGCGACTTCGTGCACGACGCCATGATCGTGAGTGCGAAGCAGCCCGAGTTCCGCGACCGCGGCGTGAGCTTCGAGCCCCTGCTGGGAAAGGTGTGCGAACTGCTGTAGAGGGACGCGATCGCATCACGCAGTCGACAGGCGACGCCCTCGGGATTGGGTTCCCGAGGGCGTTTTTGCGCTATGCTCCAGCGGGCGGTTGGGGCGCTACACCTCCAGGTCGACGTTCTTCTTCATCACCTTGTGCAGCACGAAATAGTACGCGATGCCGGCGACGACCCAGATGATGCCCATGGTCTTGGACGCCGGGTCGAGGCTGATCCACGTGTAGCCCACGATGATGAAGCCCAGAAGCGGCAGGATGAGGTGCGTGAACACCTTGCCGTCGCGCTCTTTGATAAAGAAGTGCCACACCACCGTCACGTGCAGCACGCAGAACGACGTGAGCGCGCCGAAGTTCACGAGGCGCGAGATGGCGTCGATGCCCAGCTGCTCGAACACGATGACCAGCACGAGCGACAGCGCGCCCACGAACGCGGCTGCCACGTAGGGCGTCTTGAACTTGGGATGCACCTTTGCAAGCGCCTTCGGCAGGTTGCCGTCGCGGCTCATGGCGAACAGGATGCGGCTGATGGCCGTCTGAGCGGCCAGCGAGTTGAAGATGCCCCACGCGATGGCCGTGGCCAGCGCGCACAGCACGTAGAGGAACTTGCCGCCGGCAACCTCGGCCACCAGGTAGAACGCGTTGTCGGGGTCGTTCGCGAACACGGCGCCGTCGGGGCTGATGCAGCCCGCGATGTAGGTTTGCAGCATGAACAGGAAGCCCACGATCAGGAGCGACCCCACCATGGCCTTCGACGGGCCCTTCTTCGCGTCCTTGGCCTCCTCGGACAGCGTGGCGATGCCGTCGAAGCCGAGGAACGACAGCACGCCCAGCGACACGGCGCTCATCACCAGGCCGGGGTTGAACGTCTCGGGGTTGTAGAACGGCTGGATGGTGAAGCCGTTGGACAGCGGGTCGGTGGCGATCCACAGCGCGCCCATGACCACGAACACGCCCAGGCACAGTATCTCCAGCACCACGGCCACGCGGTCGACGATGACCGTGAGCTCGATGCCGCGGATGTTCACGAACGTGTTGATGGCCACGAACAGGATGCCCCAGATGAGCGCGGGCACCTCGGGCACGATGCCGCTCATGGCCTGCGCGGCCACCACGTACAGCAGCGTGGGCACCAGCAGGTAGTCCAGCAGCATGGTCCAGCCGGTCACGAAGCCCACCGGCTTGTTGATGCCGCGGCTGGTGTAGCCGTACACCGAGCCGGACACGGGGAACGCCTGCGAGAGGGTGGCGTAGGAGAACGCCGTGAAGATCATGGCCACCATGCCCACCAGGTACACGAGCGCGGGCATGCCGCCCGAGTCGCCGAACACGCCGCCGTAGATTCCGAACGGCGCGATGGGCACCATGAAGATGAGCCCGTACACCAGCATGTCGGGCACGGACATGGCGCGCTTGAGCTCCTGCTTGTAGCCCATGGCCTCCAGCGCGGCCTCGGAGGCGGCGCTTTGGGATTGGGCCGCGTCGTTGGCGGACGAGACCGCCTTCTGCTCTTCAGTCATTGGATCCCCCCTGTTTTCTTGGTTTGTCTTTGCCCTACAGCGCGAAGCCGAGCGCGTCCAGCACGTACTTCGGCACCATGAAGCGCACGGTCTTCTCCGGGTCGACCATCTGGCACACCTGCACGTCTGCCACGAGCGACAGCAGCATGACGAGCTCGTCTTGGGCCACGCCGGTGCGGTCATGCAGCAGGTCCACCATCTCGTGCACGGCGCGGTCGGCTGCTGCGTCGAGCGTCTCGGCCGAGGCGATCACGCCGAAGTGCGTGTCGTTCTCGATAAGCGGGTCCGCGAGATGCAGGTCCGGGAGTGCCGTGAGCGTGACCGTGGCCCAGCCGGCCACCTCCGCACCCGAGACGCTGATCTCGCCGTCGCCCATGGCCGCGTGCATGTCGCCGCAGCCGAAGAGCGCGCCTTCCACGGCCACCGGGAAGTAGAGCGTGGCCCCCGTGGTGATGGCGGTGTTGTCCATGTTGCCGCCGTGGCTGCCCGGCGTGCCGCAGTTCACGGGCTCGCCCTCCGGGGCAACGCCGATAACACCGATCATGGGGTTGAGCGGGATGGACAGCTTGTCGCTCCACCTGAGCTTGCCGTCCTCGATGGCGCACAGGCGCGTGCTCCACGCATCGAAGCGGTCGCCGCACACGCCCTCGTCCTTGCCGGTGCACGAGGCCGTCTGCGCGTCCAGCTCGATGTTGTCGATGCTCACCTTCAGTGCGCCGCCGGGGACGGCTCCCTCCACGTACACGGGGCCCGTGGCCGGGTTGATGGCGTCCCAGTCGATCTCGTCAAGCTGGTCCTCGGGCGCCTGCACCTGGTTGCCGAAGCAGTCCTGCGTGCGGATGCGTACCGTGTCGCCCGACGCCACCCGGAGCGCCGGTTCGAGGTCGCGCGCGAACGCGAACAGCACGCACTCGTCTCCTAGCTGATGCATGGGTTTCCCCTTTCTTCGTCTCGCTTGCTCGTATTCTTCTGACGCCATGGCCGCAACGCTCCTGCGCAATAGAGCGCTCTACCGTTGGCGCATCACACGATACTCCAGAAGGAACGCGAACGCACGCGCTATTTAGGAGGAAATGCCGGTCAGCCTTCGCTCGACGCGGCTTCTTCCCATTCCTCCTGCAGGTCGAGCGCAGGTGGCTCCAGGTGGCTGGCAACGACAAGGACGGCGACGGCCACGGCCGTGGACACGATGGCCGCAACCGAGGGCATCCAGGTGAGCTGGCCCGAGGCAAGCCAAGCCGCAGCGCAGATGCCGGCCACGAGCGCGGCGGCGACCAGCACGATGCCGAGCACCGCGAGGATGCGCGACAGACGGCACCGACACGCGGAGAGAACTGCGGCGGCGGCCAGCCAGCTGACGGCCACGCACCAGGTGGCGGGCTGCAAGAGCAGCGCGCCCAGGTTCGCCTGCACGTCGGTGCCGGCGAAGTCCCAACGGGCGAACGCGTCCCATCCCAGCAGGTTGCCGGAGCCGAACGATGCCAGCAGCGCGGCCACGAGCAGCGCGAACGCCGTCGTGCCGAGCGCGCGGGCTGGCGGCAGGAAGAACCCGGCCACCACGGGCGCCAGCTGGTTGCCGCCCACGGCGCCGGCCAGGGGCACGGCGAACGTGGCGTTCGCCGCCGCGTTGCCCAACCGCCCGGCGAAGTACCACCACACCGCCGTAGCCGCCAGCAGTACGCAGCCGGCAGCCGGCGCGCCCTGCGCGATGAGCGCCGCGGCCAGCGCGAAGTAGGCCAGCAATGCTCCCAGGTGCGGCTTGAGCGCGCCGGCCAGCGCAATGAGCGCGAACAGCCCCCAGAACAGCAGCAGGGCCGGCCCCGCCAGGCCGAAGATACCCTCCAGGCCGCCTATCTGCGGCAAGTTCGCCAGCGCCACGAATGCCACGGCCCCGCTGCCCGCCGCGCCCACGATGCGCGCCGCCACGGCCGCCTGCCGGCGCGTGATGCGCTCGCGCAGCGGCACACGCGGGGGACGGGACGGGTGCGGCGCTCTTTCTTCCTCTTCCGCCTCGTCGTCGCCCTGCGCATCGCCTACGATGACGGCCAGCTCGCGATGACCCGTCCTCGGGTCGCCCAGGAACTTCTCCATCTCCTCGGCGAAGTCGGTCACGTTGTCGTAGCGCTGCTCGCGGTCGGGGTCGAGCGCGTAGAACACCACGTCGTCGACCGCCGGATCGAGCTCGTCCCAGCACAGCGAAGGCAGCACGAGCTCCGCATCCTCGATGGCGGACTCCGCGCGGGCCAGATCGGGCGCAAGGAACGGGTTCTCGCCGGCCAGCATCTCGTACGTGACGGAGGCGAGTGCCCACTCGTCGCAACGTGCGTCCAGGCTCACGCCGCGCATCTGCTCGAGCGGCATGTAGCCGATGGTACCGCCGCCCGCCGCGCCGAAGCCGCCGGCATCCGCGAGCGTGGCCAGGCCGAAGTCCGTCACCTTCACCTGTCCCTGGCGGTTGATCAATACGTTGTCCGGCTTGATGTCCAGGTGGAGCACCTGGTTCTCGTGGGCCACCTCCAGCGCGTGGGCGACGGAGCCGAACACGGCGGCCACCATGTCGAGCGTGAGGTAGTCGGCGTAGTCGTGCAGCAGTTCCGTGAGGGTGATGCCCTCGATGTACTCCATAATAAGGTAGGCCGTCTGGCCCTGCACCTCGAAGTCGTACACCGTGACGATGTTCGGGTCGGTGAGCATGGCGGCCGTGCGCGCCTCGTCCAAGCCGGGGATGTGGGAGAGCGAGCGCACCGGCGGCAGGTCGTCGTCCAGGTCGGCCGCGGGGTCGCGGTAGGCTGCGGCAGCCGGGGAACCATGGGGCGCGGCGGATGAGGGGCGCGCGGCTGCGGTCGCGGCAGCCTTGTCCCGCTTACGGAAGGGACTCTCGAAGTCGGGAGGCGGCGGAGGGGCGGCGGGGAGGTCCTCCCAAGGCGGGACGTCGTCGGGATTGCGTCCCGCAGCCACGCCGGATTGGGCCGCGCGCCGTTGCGCGACGGGCGGCTCCTCGCCCGGGAACACATCCTCGCCTTCCCAAGACGGGATATCGTCCCAGTCGACCTCGTCGAAGCGCGGCATCGCGCCGGCACCCGCCTGCTCGGGATAGCCGTGGGCTTCGACAGGCGCAGAGGCGGGGGCGGTCGTCTGCCGCCGCACCGCATCGGCACCCGGCAGCGCCGCACGTGCGGCATCCACCTCGTCGAGCTCGATGCACTTGATGGCCACCTTGCGCTGGATGCGCGTGTCCCACGCAACACGCACCGTGCCGAAGCCGCCCGAGCGCGACTCCCCGATGGGTCGGTACCGATCCAATATGAGCTGGTTGCGTGCCATGCGCCTTCTCTGCGGTCGTTGCGGGTTCGTTTCAGAAAGCGGCAGGCGAGCACCGCGCGCCTGCACCGACCATGATAGCGCAATTCGCCCCTCCACGGCACGCTCCCCACCCGGAAGCGTCGAATGAACGAGCGACGGCGCTCCTCGAAACCAGCAGTCATTCTTCTGGTCCAGCCGGACCTGCTGTCTGGCCGTAGTTACCGGCCTGCCGGCAAAAACGCCTGCTGCTGTCAAAAAAGCGCCGGTTTGGCAACCGCTGCCACTTCGAAGGTGGTGCAGTGTGTAACGCGACCTGGCCTTTTTCTAGTTCCTCGCAGAGAAGACCTTCCAAGGCCGACATCCAGATTGCCAAACCGGCTCTTTTTTGACAGCAGCAGGCGTTTTCGGCGTCAGATGACGAACCGGGCGAACGGGCCGCAAACGCGAGGCTTCAGGAAACAGCGCCGGACGCGCGAATGCGGCGTTGTTCCACAGAGGTTTCAACTTGACGTCCGAAAACGGCTAGTTCCCTCCAGCCTTTCGCGCTAGACTCTTGTCGGAGAGGCAGTTCGGTGCCGCAACTGGCGGCGCGGCGCTGCATGGTACGGCGACTTTAGAGGCGGCTCGGCAGCTGCACCGCCTCTCGCAGTGCGGATCACTCGGAAGGAGGGCGGCACCCCATGGCAGAAGCACAGGAGAGCACCTTGCGGAAGGACCTCAACCATCCTGAATCGCGCAAGCGGGCGCTGTACGCGGCGTTCGCGTCGAAGGACGCGCGATTCGACGGCCAGGCGTTCGTGGGCGTGTCCTCCACGGGCGTGTACTGCCGCCCCGTCTGCCACGTGCACATGCCCAAGTACGAGAACTGCACGTTCTACGAGACAGCGGCCGAGGCGGAGGCTGCCGGATACCGCCCGTGCCTCGTGTGCCGCCCGGAGCTCGCGCCCGGCCACTCCATCGCCGACGCGTCCGCGAACCTCGCGCGGCGGGCGGCCTCGCTGCTGCGCGAGGGCTGCACGAGCGGCGAGAGCCTCGAGCGCATGGCGGAGCGGCTGGGCTACACCGATCGCCACCTGCGGCGGGCCTTCCAACGCGAGTTCGAGGTGACGCCGGTGCAGTACCTGCAAACCTGCCGCCTCCTTCTGGCGAAGAGCCTGCTCACCGACTCGGACCTCCCGGTAAGCCAGGTGGCCGCGGCCGCCGGGTTCAAGAGCGTGCGGCGCTTCAACGACCTGTTCAAGGAACGCTATCGACTCACCCCCACCGCCGTGCGCA is from Gordonibacter urolithinfaciens and encodes:
- a CDS encoding serine/threonine-protein kinase, giving the protein MARNQLILDRYRPIGESRSGGFGTVRVAWDTRIQRKVAIKCIELDEVDAARAALPGADAVRRQTTAPASAPVEAHGYPEQAGAGAMPRFDEVDWDDIPSWEGEDVFPGEEPPVAQRRAAQSGVAAGRNPDDVPPWEDLPAAPPPPPDFESPFRKRDKAAATAAARPSSAAPHGSPAAAAYRDPAADLDDDLPPVRSLSHIPGLDEARTAAMLTDPNIVTVYDFEVQGQTAYLIMEYIEGITLTELLHDYADYLTLDMVAAVFGSVAHALEVAHENQVLHLDIKPDNVLINRQGQVKVTDFGLATLADAGGFGAAGGGTIGYMPLEQMRGVSLDARCDEWALASVTYEMLAGENPFLAPDLARAESAIEDAELVLPSLCWDELDPAVDDVVFYALDPDREQRYDNVTDFAEEMEKFLGDPRTGHRELAVIVGDAQGDDEAEEEERAPHPSRPPRVPLRERITRRQAAVAARIVGAAGSGAVAFVALANLPQIGGLEGIFGLAGPALLLFWGLFALIALAGALKPHLGALLAYFALAAALIAQGAPAAGCVLLAATAVWWYFAGRLGNAAANATFAVPLAGAVGGNQLAPVVAGFFLPPARALGTTAFALLVAALLASFGSGNLLGWDAFARWDFAGTDVQANLGALLLQPATWCVAVSWLAAAAVLSACRCRLSRILAVLGIVLVAAALVAGICAAAWLASGQLTWMPSVAAIVSTAVAVAVLVVASHLEPPALDLQEEWEEAASSEG
- a CDS encoding acetamidase/formamidase family protein yields the protein MHQLGDECVLFAFARDLEPALRVASGDTVRIRTQDCFGNQVQAPEDQLDEIDWDAINPATGPVYVEGAVPGGALKVSIDNIELDAQTASCTGKDEGVCGDRFDAWSTRLCAIEDGKLRWSDKLSIPLNPMIGVIGVAPEGEPVNCGTPGSHGGNMDNTAITTGATLYFPVAVEGALFGCGDMHAAMGDGEISVSGAEVAGWATVTLTALPDLHLADPLIENDTHFGVIASAETLDAAADRAVHEMVDLLHDRTGVAQDELVMLLSLVADVQVCQMVDPEKTVRFMVPKYVLDALGFAL
- a CDS encoding APC family permease, whose protein sequence is MTEEQKAVSSANDAAQSQSAASEAALEAMGYKQELKRAMSVPDMLVYGLIFMVPIAPFGIYGGVFGDSGGMPALVYLVGMVAMIFTAFSYATLSQAFPVSGSVYGYTSRGINKPVGFVTGWTMLLDYLLVPTLLYVVAAQAMSGIVPEVPALIWGILFVAINTFVNIRGIELTVIVDRVAVVLEILCLGVFVVMGALWIATDPLSNGFTIQPFYNPETFNPGLVMSAVSLGVLSFLGFDGIATLSEEAKDAKKGPSKAMVGSLLIVGFLFMLQTYIAGCISPDGAVFANDPDNAFYLVAEVAGGKFLYVLCALATAIAWGIFNSLAAQTAISRILFAMSRDGNLPKALAKVHPKFKTPYVAAAFVGALSLVLVIVFEQLGIDAISRLVNFGALTSFCVLHVTVVWHFFIKERDGKVFTHLILPLLGFIIVGYTWISLDPASKTMGIIWVVAGIAYYFVLHKVMKKNVDLEV
- a CDS encoding PfkB family carbohydrate kinase yields the protein MSETTLYSREGDYIPRVAAVHDLCGYGKCSLGVAIPVLSAAGCDVCPVPTGLFSSHTAFPGWYMHDTTSMLKDYLAAWKNIGVEIDAVYSGFLGAPEQVDRIRDLYALYPAALRVVDPVMADHGKVYPTYTPELCDAMAELACGADILTPNLTEAAIILGEPIGDEWAGTDISDEEAHRLVDALVAKGAKHVVLKGIQREGETCIRNFVGGVDMDTVEVHNEYLPYMLHGTGDLYASCLMAAVMAGRTLEEAVRFAGDFVHDAMIVSAKQPEFRDRGVSFEPLLGKVCELL
- a CDS encoding DUF6724 family protein, whose translation is MDFGQLYHFLFETFEGIGCLIAIGLVISIIACIIMERRTRKRFVSREAEEDDWSFFDDDDDEEKDQ